Proteins from a single region of Flavobacterium sp. K5-23:
- a CDS encoding TolC family protein, protein MEKNSFYSLILVLLCSLSSQAQTKTWTLKECVNYAIENNISIKQSDLDTQTATIDKRGAIGNFLPSLNANASHSWNIGLNQDITTGILQNKTTQFTSAGANVGVDIYKGLQNQNTLRRANLSIVAAKYQLLKMKEDIALNVANAFLQVLFNKENLKVQQEQLAINEKQLLRSKELVSAGTIPRGDLLDVKATVASDNQRVIAAENALLISKLSLSQLLQLKDFENFDVVDDTNAKDENQILMQTPIAIYNKAKEGRTELKIANTNLEIAMKNLEIAKGTYQPTLQGFYSFSTRAGYSDRIVGAVPNTANPTSSIGFVEGTNQNVLEPNFTPVLGKHLPVFDQFDNNKGHSFGMQLSVPIFNGFAARNNVERSKVNLEKSKIALEQQDLDLQRNVYTAFTDAKGALNAHESSIVALDARQEAYVYAKEKYDVGMMNSFDFNQSQTLLSNAQSEVLRTKYDYIFKIKILEFYFGIPIITN, encoded by the coding sequence ATGGAAAAAAATAGTTTTTATAGTTTAATTTTAGTGCTACTATGTAGTTTGTCATCTCAGGCACAAACAAAAACATGGACATTAAAAGAGTGTGTTAACTACGCCATAGAAAATAATATTTCCATCAAGCAATCCGATTTGGACACGCAAACTGCCACAATAGATAAAAGAGGGGCAATTGGAAATTTTCTACCTTCATTAAATGCAAACGCTTCCCATTCTTGGAATATTGGTTTGAATCAGGATATTACAACGGGTATTCTTCAAAATAAAACAACGCAGTTTACTTCTGCTGGTGCTAATGTAGGAGTTGATATCTATAAGGGGTTACAAAATCAAAATACCCTTAGAAGAGCTAATCTTTCCATTGTTGCAGCTAAATATCAATTGTTAAAGATGAAAGAAGATATTGCTTTGAATGTAGCTAATGCATTCTTGCAGGTTCTTTTTAATAAGGAAAATTTAAAGGTGCAACAGGAACAATTGGCTATTAATGAAAAACAATTGTTGCGTTCCAAAGAGTTAGTTTCAGCAGGAACCATTCCTCGTGGAGATTTATTAGATGTAAAAGCTACAGTTGCTTCTGATAATCAAAGAGTAATCGCAGCTGAAAACGCTTTGCTGATTTCTAAATTAAGCCTTTCTCAATTGTTGCAGTTGAAAGATTTTGAAAATTTTGATGTTGTTGATGATACTAATGCAAAAGACGAGAATCAGATTTTGATGCAAACTCCTATAGCAATTTATAATAAGGCAAAAGAGGGAAGGACTGAGTTGAAAATCGCAAATACCAATCTTGAAATTGCAATGAAAAACCTGGAAATCGCTAAAGGTACTTATCAGCCTACTTTACAAGGTTTTTATAGCTTTAGTACTAGAGCAGGTTATTCAGATAGAATTGTTGGTGCCGTACCTAATACAGCTAATCCTACTTCCTCAATAGGTTTTGTGGAAGGAACAAATCAAAACGTTCTTGAGCCTAATTTCACTCCTGTATTAGGAAAACATTTGCCTGTTTTTGATCAGTTTGACAATAATAAAGGACATTCTTTTGGGATGCAATTATCAGTTCCAATATTTAACGGATTTGCAGCCAGAAACAATGTAGAGCGTTCTAAAGTGAATTTAGAAAAATCTAAAATTGCATTGGAACAACAAGATCTAGATTTGCAAAGAAATGTGTATACAGCATTTACGGATGCCAAAGGCGCTTTGAATGCACATGAGTCTTCTATTGTGGCGCTGGATGCTAGACAAGAAGCTTATGTATACGCCAAAGAAAAATATGATGTTGGAATGATGAACTCTTTCGATTTCAATCAATCACAAACATTACTTTCAAATGCACAGTCAGAAGTTTTAAGAACCAAATACGATTACATCTTTAAAATAAAAATATTAGAATTCTATTTTGGAATTCCTATCATCACAAATTAA
- a CDS encoding DUF4403 family protein, giving the protein MSKFHSILLVFSAFLLLQSCSTNQKISALKPEPDDASPLLYDNSPSFINLPISIKLKDIENKTNSLLNGLIYEDNNIEDDDIEIKVWKLAPISIESYNNGAGEKIKTVLPLKALVKYRIGTKTMGVELYNTREFNLNGIVTLISDVGLNNWNLNTRTTLKSLDWNESPTMIVFGKEVPVTYLVNPGIKLFKSKIEKNIDDAIAKSMDFKPNVLEALNKICTPFQMNETYESWLRIVPTEIYSTNAKLKNDVFLLQMGMKCTMETWVGQKPESKFDASKIILKPVTKIPNQISSNIVAVSTYNDASKIMTKNFSGQEFGTGTKKVKVKNVELWHKNGKMVIALDLLGSINGTIYLTGLPKYNDDKKEIYFDQLDYVLDTKNKLMRTANWLAQGLVLRKIQESCRYSIKPNLEEGKQTMMGYLKNYSPMPGVFVNGTMEDIQFQKTQLTNNAILAFIKVNGTISVSIDGLK; this is encoded by the coding sequence ATGTCAAAATTTCATTCGATTCTACTAGTTTTTAGTGCTTTTTTACTTTTACAAAGCTGTTCCACAAATCAAAAAATTTCGGCACTAAAACCGGAACCGGATGATGCAAGTCCATTGCTATATGACAACAGCCCTTCATTTATCAATTTACCCATTAGCATAAAATTAAAGGATATTGAAAATAAAACCAACTCATTGCTGAATGGATTAATCTACGAAGACAACAATATTGAGGATGATGATATTGAAATTAAGGTTTGGAAACTAGCCCCCATAAGCATCGAGAGTTATAATAATGGTGCAGGTGAAAAAATAAAAACAGTGTTACCTCTTAAAGCTTTGGTTAAATATAGGATAGGCACAAAAACCATGGGAGTGGAACTCTATAACACTAGGGAATTCAATCTAAACGGAATAGTGACCCTAATAAGCGATGTGGGTTTGAATAATTGGAATCTAAATACTAGAACAACATTAAAATCACTGGATTGGAACGAAAGCCCTACTATGATCGTTTTTGGTAAAGAGGTTCCAGTAACCTACTTGGTTAATCCAGGAATAAAGCTTTTTAAATCGAAAATTGAGAAAAATATAGATGACGCAATTGCAAAATCCATGGATTTCAAACCTAATGTTCTAGAAGCGCTAAATAAAATATGCACTCCTTTCCAAATGAATGAAACATACGAAAGCTGGCTTCGAATAGTTCCTACAGAAATTTATTCAACGAATGCCAAATTGAAAAACGATGTGTTTTTACTTCAAATGGGAATGAAATGCACAATGGAAACTTGGGTTGGACAAAAACCGGAATCAAAATTTGATGCATCTAAAATAATACTAAAACCAGTAACAAAAATTCCGAATCAGATTTCATCCAATATAGTGGCAGTTTCTACCTATAATGATGCTTCAAAAATAATGACCAAAAATTTTTCGGGGCAAGAATTTGGAACAGGTACAAAAAAAGTAAAGGTTAAAAATGTAGAGCTTTGGCACAAGAACGGAAAAATGGTAATAGCATTAGACCTATTAGGATCTATAAACGGAACCATATATCTAACAGGTCTGCCAAAATACAATGATGATAAAAAAGAAATCTATTTTGACCAATTAGATTATGTACTGGATACTAAAAACAAACTAATGCGTACCGCAAACTGGCTTGCGCAAGGATTAGTTTTAAGAAAAATTCAAGAAAGCTGTCGCTATTCCATAAAACCAAATTTAGAAGAAGGCAAACAAACGATGATGGGCTATTTAAAAAATTATTCGCCTATGCCTGGAGTTTTCGTTAATGGAACAATGGAAGACATTCAATTTCAAAAAACACAACTTACCAATAATGCCATCTTAGCATTTATAAAAGTAAATGGCACAATTAGCGTTTCCATAGATGGATTAAAATAG
- a CDS encoding DUF420 domain-containing protein, giving the protein MKEQVLEQKYKKWIILLSVAIPLVVALLFGVNLRKLGYDVQPLTFLPPIYATVNGITAVVLILAVLAIKNGNRKLHENLMKTAIGCSIVFLGMYVAYHMTSDSTKFGGEGIIKYVYYFILFTHIVLSIVIIPLVLTTYVRALAQVFDKHKKIAKITFPIWLYVAVTGVVVYLMISPYYV; this is encoded by the coding sequence ATGAAAGAGCAAGTTTTAGAACAAAAATATAAAAAATGGATTATCCTGTTGTCAGTTGCCATTCCGCTTGTGGTTGCCTTATTATTTGGTGTTAATTTAAGAAAACTGGGTTATGATGTTCAGCCTCTTACTTTTTTACCTCCTATTTACGCCACTGTAAATGGTATTACCGCAGTTGTTTTAATTTTGGCCGTATTGGCAATTAAAAACGGAAACAGGAAGTTACACGAAAATCTTATGAAAACGGCAATAGGTTGTTCTATTGTTTTTCTAGGAATGTATGTTGCTTATCATATGACTTCTGATTCTACTAAATTTGGTGGAGAAGGAATTATTAAATATGTTTATTATTTTATTTTATTTACCCATATCGTTTTGTCAATTGTAATTATTCCTCTGGTTTTGACTACTTATGTGAGGGCGTTAGCTCAAGTTTTTGATAAACATAAAAAAATTGCTAAAATCACATTCCCTATTTGGCTTTATGTTGCTGTAACCGGTGTTGTTGTTTATCTAATGATTTCTCCTTATTATGTTTAG
- a CDS encoding SCO family protein, which translates to MFKNKSYIGISFIILIFGIYAVPKIVEKLKNNEVVKGNRLDKVSSSSNEVNKLVEIGPAPAFELVNQDNVKITNESYKGKVYVLEFFFTSCPSICPKMNLSMLEIENKFFGNPNFGIVSITIDPETDTPAVLKSHSKALGVRSSSWNFLSGDKAYIMNLANKGFNLYAGENSKVSGGFEHSGLFALIDKNGNIRCRRDKFGNPILYYDGLDKNGVRDIQQDINVLLEE; encoded by the coding sequence ATGTTTAAAAATAAATCATACATCGGGATTTCATTTATCATTCTAATTTTCGGAATTTATGCAGTTCCAAAAATTGTGGAGAAGTTAAAAAACAATGAAGTTGTCAAAGGGAATCGATTGGATAAAGTGTCTTCGTCTTCAAATGAAGTGAACAAATTAGTTGAAATAGGACCTGCGCCTGCTTTCGAATTAGTAAATCAAGATAATGTTAAAATTACTAATGAAAGCTATAAGGGAAAAGTGTATGTGTTAGAATTCTTTTTTACAAGCTGTCCTTCTATTTGTCCTAAGATGAATTTGAGTATGCTTGAGATTGAAAACAAGTTTTTTGGCAATCCTAATTTTGGAATTGTATCTATTACTATCGATCCTGAAACAGATACTCCAGCAGTATTAAAATCTCATTCAAAGGCTTTAGGAGTTAGATCATCAAGTTGGAATTTTTTATCAGGCGACAAAGCGTACATAATGAATTTAGCTAACAAAGGATTTAATCTTTATGCAGGGGAGAATAGTAAAGTAAGTGGTGGATTTGAGCATTCAGGATTGTTTGCTTTGATTGATAAAAACGGAAATATTCGATGCAGAAGAGACAAGTTTGGTAATCCAATCTTATATTACGATGGTTTAGATAAAAATGGAGTGAGAGATATTCAACAGGATATTAATGTATTATTAGAAGAATAG
- a CDS encoding cytochrome C oxidase subunit IV family protein translates to MSHEHVSNIGRIWKVFGILSAVTIIEVFLGILKPESLHFTDFLGMNLLNWIFYILTVFKAYYIVWAFMHMEGEKSSLRWSVVLPVVFLILYLLFILLTEGHYIYGVFKDSTIKWNF, encoded by the coding sequence ATGTCACACGAACATGTATCTAATATAGGTAGAATCTGGAAAGTTTTCGGAATATTGTCTGCCGTTACAATTATAGAGGTATTTTTAGGGATACTTAAACCGGAATCATTACATTTTACTGATTTCTTAGGAATGAATTTACTTAATTGGATTTTCTATATCCTAACCGTTTTTAAAGCATATTACATTGTATGGGCATTTATGCACATGGAAGGTGAAAAATCAAGTCTTAGATGGTCAGTTGTACTGCCTGTTGTCTTCCTGATTTTATATTTACTTTTCATTCTATTGACTGAAGGGCATTATATTTATGGGGTTTTTAAAGATTCTACTATTAAATGGAATTTTTAA
- a CDS encoding cytochrome c oxidase subunit 3: MGSTVTTANSEEKTWGGGNEPMGASYGKLMMWFFIVSDALTFSGFLAAYGFSRFKFIETWPLADEVFTHFPFMHGVSAPMYYVALMTFILIFSSVTMVLAVDAGHQMKKNKVVIYMFLTIIGGLIFVGSQAWEWKNFIKGEYGAIETTGGSLLQFVDKEGHRVALADFAATLPEERVQHASSKGAWFVSESALPTYSIAEVQAGFKAHPDLLIRTEVITKDKKKTVLSREESVMRLSQAAYVVEGANLVRNEYGSKLFADFFFFITGFHGFHVFSGVIINIIIFFNVLMGTYEKRKSYEMVEKVGLYWHFVDLVWVFVFTVFYLV, encoded by the coding sequence ATGGGATCGACAGTTACTACTGCAAATAGTGAAGAAAAAACTTGGGGAGGCGGCAATGAGCCAATGGGAGCAAGTTATGGTAAATTAATGATGTGGTTTTTTATCGTATCAGATGCCTTAACGTTCTCTGGATTTTTAGCAGCTTACGGTTTTTCTAGATTTAAATTTATTGAAACTTGGCCATTGGCCGATGAAGTGTTTACACACTTTCCATTTATGCACGGAGTATCTGCTCCAATGTATTATGTGGCATTAATGACTTTTATTTTGATTTTTTCATCTGTAACAATGGTTTTGGCCGTTGACGCAGGTCATCAAATGAAAAAAAACAAAGTTGTTATTTATATGTTTTTAACCATCATCGGTGGTTTGATATTCGTAGGTTCTCAAGCATGGGAATGGAAGAATTTCATCAAAGGTGAATATGGTGCGATTGAAACAACTGGAGGTAGTTTACTACAGTTTGTGGATAAAGAAGGACATCGTGTTGCTTTAGCTGATTTTGCTGCAACATTGCCTGAAGAAAGAGTACAACACGCTTCAAGTAAAGGAGCTTGGTTTGTAAGCGAATCTGCTTTGCCAACTTACTCTATTGCTGAAGTTCAAGCTGGTTTCAAAGCACATCCGGATTTATTAATCAGAACCGAGGTGATTACAAAAGACAAGAAAAAAACAGTTCTTTCAAGAGAAGAATCTGTAATGAGGTTATCTCAAGCAGCTTATGTTGTTGAAGGTGCTAATCTTGTAAGGAATGAGTATGGTAGTAAATTATTTGCTGACTTCTTTTTCTTTATTACTGGATTCCACGGATTCCACGTATTCTCTGGTGTAATTATCAATATCATTATCTTTTTCAATGTACTTATGGGTACTTATGAGAAAAGAAAGAGTTATGAAATGGTTGAGAAAGTTGGTTTATACTGGCACTTTGTCGATTTAGTATGGGTATTCGTATTCACAGTTTTCTATCTAGTTTAA
- a CDS encoding cytochrome c oxidase subunit 3: protein MEMTMTVDEHNARTARSYKLILLFAMVSMTMMFAGITSAFVVSKSRADWLKDFELPTAFYFSTIAIIVSSVTFHLAKKAIQKNNQSATTIFLLATLALGILFVVTQFVGFGQIVENGYYFTGSESSITTTFLYIVTLVHLIHLAGGLISLLIIIYNHFKQKYNSTQTLGIELGAMYWHFLDFLWVYLFLFLYFFK from the coding sequence ATGGAAATGACAATGACAGTAGACGAACATAATGCAAGAACAGCAAGATCATATAAATTGATATTGTTGTTTGCGATGGTTAGTATGACTATGATGTTTGCAGGGATTACAAGTGCTTTTGTGGTTAGTAAATCTAGAGCGGACTGGTTGAAAGATTTTGAATTGCCTACGGCATTTTATTTTAGCACAATTGCAATTATTGTGTCTAGTGTAACCTTTCATTTGGCAAAAAAAGCAATACAAAAAAACAATCAAAGTGCGACCACTATTTTTCTTTTAGCTACCTTAGCATTAGGAATATTGTTTGTGGTTACTCAATTTGTTGGTTTTGGTCAAATAGTGGAAAACGGATATTATTTTACGGGAAGCGAAAGTTCTATCACGACAACATTTTTATATATTGTAACACTTGTGCACTTAATTCACCTTGCGGGAGGGTTGATTTCACTATTAATTATAATTTATAATCATTTTAAACAAAAATACAATTCTACTCAAACTCTTGGAATAGAACTAGGTGCGATGTACTGGCACTTTCTTGATTTCTTGTGGGTTTATTTATTTTTGTTTTTATATTTCTTTAAATAA
- the cyoE gene encoding heme o synthase, giving the protein MNATSNTFSLKTVFSDFKEITKAGLAISVLFSSIAGYMLGFNSENPFQWSVLVMLAIGGYCMVGASNAFNQVIEKDLDSLMDRTKNRPVPSGRMSSNTALLVASLLAIIGIALLYAINPKTAMFGAISIFLYTSVYTPLKTMTSLSVFVGAFPGAIPFMLGWVAATGDFGIEAGTLFLIQFFWQFPHFWAIGWFLYEDYEKAGFFMLPTGKKDKGTALQVILYTVWLIVASLLPSLGYTGKLFISPIAAILVFLLGLWMLFYSVQLYKLRTPKAARTLMLVSVSYITLLQLIYIIDKFLR; this is encoded by the coding sequence TTGAACGCTACATCAAATACATTTTCCCTTAAAACGGTTTTTTCAGATTTTAAAGAAATCACTAAAGCTGGTCTGGCAATAAGCGTATTGTTTTCATCTATTGCAGGCTATATGCTTGGTTTTAATAGTGAGAATCCGTTTCAATGGTCCGTATTAGTAATGCTTGCTATTGGTGGGTATTGTATGGTGGGAGCTTCTAATGCTTTTAATCAAGTAATTGAAAAGGATTTAGATTCTTTGATGGACAGGACTAAAAATCGTCCAGTGCCTTCAGGAAGAATGTCTTCAAATACTGCGTTGCTGGTGGCTAGTTTACTTGCTATTATTGGAATTGCTCTTTTATATGCTATTAATCCAAAGACAGCAATGTTTGGTGCGATATCAATATTCTTATATACGAGTGTTTATACGCCGCTGAAAACAATGACTTCTTTGTCGGTTTTTGTAGGTGCGTTTCCTGGAGCCATTCCTTTTATGTTAGGTTGGGTTGCGGCTACGGGAGATTTTGGAATCGAAGCAGGGACTTTATTTTTAATTCAGTTTTTCTGGCAGTTCCCTCATTTTTGGGCAATAGGATGGTTTTTATATGAAGATTATGAAAAAGCAGGTTTCTTTATGCTTCCTACGGGAAAGAAAGATAAAGGGACGGCATTACAGGTGATATTGTATACTGTTTGGCTTATAGTGGCTTCTTTACTACCTTCTTTAGGATATACAGGTAAATTGTTTATATCGCCTATAGCGGCTATTCTAGTTTTTTTATTGGGACTTTGGATGCTTTTTTATTCAGTGCAATTATACAAATTAAGAACGCCAAAAGCGGCAAGAACACTGATGTTAGTCAGTGTGTCTTATATTACTTTGTTACAGTTGATTTATATTATTGATAAATTTTTAAGATAG
- a CDS encoding capsule assembly Wzi family protein, with protein MKKVLLALFLSLYSFISYSQEVGNNTNQLSNSSERFPVFSNCSSLSSLALERCFYSEVQDFVFINFEVPPHLKQNNSIDSFKVLFEVDTNGSFKVIYVNAPDEELIKETKRVFNKFPKIGPPTYNGKPTYSRYTININIPLKSSEQLAAQILANSDLVYKATKPLTELDSIIYKKYNGPEYDSHLNIPFSHSYYSQFDSSLNRVGSNNHTASKPYTYLEVSKYYDLKEVNKGLRKEASGWWARKLWNENTVEIQGEGYWFTVNPILDLQVGTSSDSDSYTYVNTRAINFRGGLGSQLNFTTTVFESQGRFADYFNRYANSIRPQGGNPAIIPGMGIAKHFKTDSYDFPLAEANLTFAPNKHIDMQMGYGRNFIGDGYRSILVSDGASPYPYFKLNTNFWKLKYTNTYMWLKDVRPEATLERTYATKFMANHYLSWNVSNKLNLGFFESVIWTNTNDRGFDMSFVNPLIFYRSVEFASSARTGNALLGLTLKYKWNNQINFYGQFLLDEFSLGDIKARDNSWKNKYGYQLGVKYYNAFHVDKLLLQLEYNLARPYLYSHSAPITNYGHNNQSLGHQWGGNFNELIAIGRYHKGRFFADAKVTIGTRGLDFNTTEDSFNYGGDIYKDYDEKRPFDSGVKVGQGNKTSVFIADIQGGYLINPTTNLKLFGSYIYRNFDPSTNTLSTFKENTSWFTIGLRADVFNWYFDY; from the coding sequence ATGAAAAAAGTTTTATTGGCTTTATTTTTATCGCTTTATTCTTTTATATCTTATTCACAGGAAGTAGGTAATAATACTAATCAATTATCAAATTCATCCGAACGGTTTCCTGTTTTTTCGAATTGTAGTAGTTTGTCATCATTAGCATTAGAGCGTTGTTTTTATAGTGAAGTTCAAGATTTTGTATTTATAAATTTTGAAGTGCCTCCGCATTTGAAACAAAATAATAGTATTGATAGTTTTAAAGTATTATTTGAAGTGGACACCAATGGATCTTTCAAAGTGATTTATGTTAATGCCCCGGACGAGGAATTAATTAAGGAGACTAAAAGAGTTTTTAATAAATTTCCAAAAATAGGACCGCCTACTTATAATGGAAAGCCTACTTATTCAAGATATACAATTAATATTAACATCCCATTGAAGAGTTCAGAACAATTAGCGGCTCAAATACTAGCTAATTCTGACTTGGTTTATAAAGCTACAAAGCCTCTTACGGAACTCGATAGTATCATTTATAAAAAATATAATGGCCCTGAGTATGATAGTCATTTAAATATTCCTTTTTCTCATAGTTATTATTCTCAATTTGACTCTTCATTGAATAGAGTAGGGAGTAATAATCATACGGCTTCAAAACCATATACCTATCTTGAGGTTTCTAAATATTATGATTTAAAAGAGGTTAATAAAGGACTGAGAAAAGAGGCTTCTGGATGGTGGGCTAGAAAATTATGGAATGAAAACACAGTTGAAATACAAGGAGAAGGGTATTGGTTTACTGTTAACCCAATTTTGGATTTGCAGGTAGGGACTTCCTCTGATTCGGATTCCTATACCTATGTGAATACCCGTGCAATTAATTTTCGTGGTGGGCTAGGGAGTCAACTTAATTTCACCACTACAGTTTTTGAAAGTCAAGGAAGATTTGCTGATTATTTCAATCGATATGCGAATTCTATAAGACCTCAAGGAGGTAATCCTGCCATTATACCGGGTATGGGAATTGCAAAACATTTTAAAACAGATTCCTATGATTTTCCTTTGGCTGAAGCTAATTTGACTTTTGCGCCAAATAAGCACATTGATATGCAAATGGGTTATGGCCGAAATTTTATTGGGGATGGTTATCGCTCAATATTGGTAAGTGATGGAGCTAGTCCGTATCCTTATTTTAAATTAAACACTAATTTTTGGAAGTTAAAATACACCAATACTTATATGTGGCTTAAAGATGTTCGTCCTGAGGCGACTCTTGAGCGTACTTATGCCACAAAATTCATGGCTAATCATTATTTGAGTTGGAATGTTTCAAACAAATTGAATCTTGGTTTTTTTGAGTCGGTAATTTGGACTAATACTAACGATAGAGGGTTTGATATGAGTTTTGTGAATCCGCTTATTTTTTATCGTTCAGTGGAATTTGCATCTTCGGCGAGAACTGGAAATGCACTGTTAGGTTTGACCTTGAAATACAAATGGAATAATCAGATAAATTTTTACGGGCAATTTTTATTAGACGAATTTTCATTAGGAGATATTAAGGCTAGAGATAATAGTTGGAAAAACAAATACGGGTATCAGTTAGGGGTTAAATATTATAATGCATTTCATGTTGACAAATTACTCTTACAGTTAGAATATAATCTGGCACGTCCTTATCTCTATTCCCATAGTGCTCCTATAACTAACTATGGGCATAATAATCAAAGCCTTGGGCATCAATGGGGAGGTAATTTCAATGAATTAATCGCTATTGGTCGATATCATAAAGGCAGGTTTTTTGCTGATGCTAAAGTTACAATTGGTACACGTGGATTAGATTTTAACACCACTGAGGATAGTTTTAATTATGGAGGGGATATCTATAAAGATTATGATGAGAAAAGACCGTTTGACAGTGGTGTTAAAGTAGGACAGGGTAATAAAACTTCAGTTTTCATTGCTGACATTCAAGGAGGGTATTTGATAAATCCTACAACAAATCTTAAGCTTTTTGGAAGTTATATATATCGAAATTTCGATCCGTCAACAAACACTTTGTCTACTTTTAAAGAAAATACATCTTGGTTTACCATTGGTTTAAGAGCGGATGTATTTAATTGGTATTTTGATTATTAA
- the deoC gene encoding deoxyribose-phosphate aldolase: MDVRQYLDSTYLKTAKQAGLNESENLIVVKGFIQEAIEERFKLIMIRPEMVSLAKAMVNNANSNLDIGTVIDFPNGISTIEDKLTEAKQAIADGADDLDFVCNYVAFKEGDVDLVKEEIFKGTQLGLEHKKVVKWIIEVAALNDKQIIQLSALIKNVVILNFDESLYSSVFVKSSTGFYQTQNNEPNGATLPAIVMMLENASPLPVKAAGGVRTYDEAVEMIQLGVKRIGTSGAKAIANGQNSNFEY, from the coding sequence ATGGATGTCAGACAGTATTTAGATTCTACTTATTTGAAAACGGCAAAACAAGCCGGTCTCAATGAAAGTGAGAATTTAATTGTGGTTAAGGGATTTATTCAAGAAGCAATTGAGGAACGTTTTAAGCTAATTATGATTCGTCCTGAAATGGTTTCTTTGGCGAAAGCAATGGTTAATAATGCCAATTCAAATTTAGACATAGGCACAGTAATCGATTTTCCTAATGGTATTTCAACTATAGAAGACAAATTAACTGAAGCAAAACAAGCAATAGCTGATGGCGCGGATGACTTAGATTTTGTTTGTAATTATGTAGCCTTTAAAGAAGGGGATGTGGATCTTGTGAAAGAAGAAATTTTTAAGGGAACACAGCTTGGGCTAGAGCATAAAAAGGTTGTGAAATGGATTATTGAGGTTGCAGCTCTCAATGACAAACAAATTATTCAATTGTCCGCTTTGATTAAAAATGTGGTTATTTTGAATTTCGACGAAAGTCTTTATTCTTCTGTTTTTGTGAAATCATCAACTGGGTTTTATCAGACTCAAAATAACGAGCCTAACGGGGCTACTTTACCGGCGATTGTTATGATGTTAGAAAATGCTTCGCCGTTGCCTGTAAAAGCCGCCGGAGGAGTTAGAACTTATGATGAGGCTGTAGAGATGATTCAGTTAGGTGTAAAGCGAATAGGCACGTCTGGAGCTAAGGCAATTGCAAATGGTCAAAATTCAAATTTTGAATATTAA
- a CDS encoding VanZ family protein, producing MHKNIFFWIAISWTGIVSFLCLVQSSDIPAVSILNLDKLVHVFFHFLITLLWFLYLKKQVKPESNYLPWKIPFFFSVFFGIGIEVCQELFTTTRKADVFDFLANLSGAILAVIVIMGYSKIKNK from the coding sequence GTGCATAAAAATATTTTTTTTTGGATTGCTATTTCGTGGACAGGAATTGTGTCCTTTTTATGTTTAGTACAATCCAGTGATATTCCAGCTGTCAGCATTTTAAATTTAGATAAATTAGTTCATGTTTTTTTTCATTTTCTAATTACCCTACTTTGGTTTTTGTATTTAAAAAAACAAGTAAAGCCGGAGAGTAATTATTTGCCTTGGAAAATACCATTCTTCTTTTCTGTTTTTTTTGGAATCGGAATCGAAGTGTGTCAAGAGTTGTTTACAACTACAAGAAAAGCTGATGTGTTTGATTTTTTAGCCAATTTATCTGGAGCAATTTTGGCTGTAATAGTCATAATGGGTTATAGTAAGATTAAGAATAAATGA
- the gcvH gene encoding glycine cleavage system protein GcvH, with translation MNIPANLKYTKDHEWISLEGDVATVGITHFAQKELGDIVYVEVETLDQTLEKDEVFGTVEAVKTVSDLFLPLAGEIIEFNDALESKPETVNADPYGAGWMIKIKVADVADYDSLLSSEAYKELIGA, from the coding sequence ATGAACATACCAGCGAATTTAAAGTATACAAAAGATCACGAATGGATTAGTTTAGAAGGAGATGTTGCAACAGTAGGAATTACTCATTTCGCTCAGAAAGAATTGGGAGACATCGTATATGTTGAAGTTGAAACTTTAGACCAAACTTTAGAAAAAGACGAGGTTTTTGGAACTGTAGAAGCAGTAAAAACTGTTTCTGATTTATTTCTTCCTTTAGCTGGAGAAATTATAGAATTTAATGATGCATTAGAAAGTAAGCCAGAAACAGTTAACGCTGATCCTTATGGTGCTGGATGGATGATTAAAATAAAAGTAGCGGATGTTGCTGATTATGATTCATTACTTTCAAGTGAAGCATACAAAGAACTTATTGGTGCATAA